The following proteins are encoded in a genomic region of Bubalus kerabau isolate K-KA32 ecotype Philippines breed swamp buffalo chromosome 13, PCC_UOA_SB_1v2, whole genome shotgun sequence:
- the KCNG1 gene encoding potassium voltage-gated channel subfamily G member 1: MTLLPGDNSDYDYSALSCTSDASFHPAFFPQSQSLKGVFYRRAQRLRPQDEPRQGGQPEDRRRQIIINVGGIKYSLPWTTLEEFPLTRLGQLKACTNFDDILNVCDDYDVTCNEFFFDRNPGAFGTILTFLRAGKLRLLREMCALSFQEELLYWGIAEDHLDGCCKRRYLQKIQEFAETVEREDEDDALDSEDPGSEGPAEEEGRLGRCMRRLRDMVERPHSGLPGKVFAFLSVLFVTVTAVNLSISTLPSLREEEEQGRCSQMCRNIFIVESVCVGWFSLEFLLRLIQAPNKFVFLRSPLTLIDMVAILPYYVTLLVDGASAGRRKPGTGNSYLDKVGLVLRVLRALRILYVMRLARHSLGLQTLGLTARRCTREFGLLLLFLCVAIALFAPLLYVIENEMAESPEFTSIPACYWWAVITMTTVGYGDMVPRSTPGQVVALSSILSGILLMAFPVTSIFHTFSRSYLELKQEQERVMFRRTQFLIKTKSQLSSMSHDSDILFGSASSDTRDNN, from the exons ATGACCCTCCTACCGGGAGACAATTCTGATTACGACTACAGCGCTCTGAGCTGCACGTCGGATGCCTCCTTCCATCCGGCCTTCTTCCCCCAAAGCCAATCACTCAAAGGCGTCTTCTACCGCCGGGCCCAGCGGCTGCGGCCGCAGGACGAGCCCCGCCAAGGCGGCCAGCCCGAGGACCGCAGGCGGCAGATCATCATCAACGTGGGCGGCATCAAGTACTCGCTGCCCTGGACCACGCTGGAGGAGTTCCCGCTGACGCGGCTGGGCCAGCTCAAGGCCTGCACCAACTTCGACGACATCCTCAACGTGTGCGACGACTATGATGTCACCTGCAACGAGTTCTTCTTCGACCGCAACCCGGGCGCCTTCGGCACCATCCTGACCTTCCTGCGGGCGGGCAAGCTGCGGCTGCTGCGGGAGATGTGCGCCCTGTCCTTCCAGGAGGAGCTGCTCTACTGGGGCATCGCCGAGGACCACCTGGACGGCTGCTGCAAGCGCCGCTACCTGCAGAAGATCCAGGAGTTCGCCGAGACGGTGGAGCGGGAGGACGAGGACGACGCACTGGACAGCGAAGACCCCGGCAGCGAGGGCCCCGCGGAGGAAGAGGGCCGCCTGGGCCGCTGCATGCGGCGGCTGCGCGACATGGTGGAAAGGCCGCACTCGGGGCTGCCCGGCAAGGTGTTCGCCTTCCTGTCGGTGCTCTTTGTCACGGTCACAGCTGTCAACCTCTCCATCAGCACCCTGCCCAgcctgagggaggaggaggagcag GGCCGGTGCTCCCAGATGTGCCGCAACATCTTCATCGTGGAGTCGGTGTGCGTGGGCTGGTTCTCCCTCGAGTTCCTCCTGCGGCTCATCCAGGCGCCCAACAAGTTCGTCTTCCTGCGGAGCCCGCTGACGCTGATCGACATGGTAGCCATCCTGCCCTACTACGTCACCCTGCTGGTGGACGGCGCCTCCGCGGGCCGCCGCAAGCCCGGCACGGGCAACAGCTACCTGGACAAGGTGGGGCTGGTACTGCGAGTCCTGCGGGCGCTGCGCATCCTGTACGTCATGCGCCTGGCCCGCCACTCGCTGGGGCTGCAGACGCTGGGGCTCACGGCCCGCCGCTGCACCCGTGAGTTCGGGCTCCTGCTGCTCTTCCTCTGCGTGGCCATCGCGCTCTTCGCCCCGCTCCTCTACGTCATCGAGAACGAGATGGCCGAGAGCCCTGAGTTCACCAGCATCCCTGCCTGCTACTGGTGGGCCGTCATCACCATGACGACCGTGGGCTACGGCGACATGGTGCCCCGGAGCACGCCCGGCCAGGTGGTGGCGCTCAGCAGCATCCTCAGCGGCATCCTCCTCATGGCCTTCCCCGTGACCTCCATCTTCCACACCTTCTCCCGCTCCTACCTGGAGCTCAAGCAGGAGCAGGAGAGGGTGATGTTCCGCAGGACCCAGTTTCTCATCAAGACCAAGTCGCAGCTGAGCAGCATGTCCCATGACAGTGACATCTTGTTTGGAAGTGCCTCCTCGGACACCAGAGACAATAACTGA